ACGATGACCAGCCACGCCGGCAGCAGCGTCGCCAGCGCCCGCGTCAGCCCGGCGCGGCCGTCCCACTCGATCCACTGCAGCGCGATCAACGCCACGGCGCAGCTCGCGAAGGCGAAGGTCGTGCCGTACTCCTTGCGCACCACCCGCTTCCAGTCGAAGGCGAAGCGCGCCATCGTCGCCCGGATGCCGCGCAGATTGGGGATGAAGCGCGGGACGCGGGCGCAGAAGTCGTCGAAGGCGGGACCGAACTTGCGCGACAGGAACACCTCCTCGGCGCGCGCCATCGAGAACAGCGCCAGCCCAGCGACGGCGAGCATCCCGTAGGCGCCGGGGGCGTTCCAGATCATCATCAGCCCGGTCAGCAGGAGGAAGTTGCCGACGTACAGCGGGTGGCGGACGTGGGCGAAGATGCCGTCGACCACCAACTTGTCGGCGGCGATCGTGCGGTTCTTGCCGCCGCGCTGGATGTAGGCGAGGCCGATCACCAGGACGCGCAGCGCCTGGCCGGCGGTCGCCACCAGCAGCCCGGCCGCGTCCCACAGCAGCTCGCTGGTCGTCGACCGGCCGAACGGCCGCGGTCGGGTCAGCAGGAGGACGCCAGCCAGCAGGACCGGCGCTAGGCCGTTGCGATAGCGGAAGACCAGGTTGCCGAACGCGACCAGCGCGCCGTCGATCCCGCTCGGCGCCGCCGCCGCGTCACTTGACGGCGATGATGCCACAGAAGTTGTACCACTTGAAAAAGACGTCGACGGCGCGGAAGCCGGCGCGCCGCAGCATGAGGTCGTTCTCTTCGAGTCGATAGGGGATCAGGACGTTCTCCAGCGCCTCGCGCTTGCGGGCGATCTCCAGCTCGCTGTAGCCGTTGGCTTGTTTGAACTCGTAGTAGTGCTGGATGTACAGCCGGTTGAGCAGCGACTCCTGCGCCACCAGCTTCTCGATCAGCAGCAGGCAGCCCTCGCGGTTGATGCCGGCGCAGACCTCGCGCAGCAAGCCCTCGCGGTGCACCGGCCGGACGAACTGCAGGGTCAGGCTCATCACCACCGCCGAGGCGTTGGTGATCGACAGGCCCTCGTTGAGATCGGCATGCCGCAGCTCGTATGGGTGACGCAGCCGGCCGGCGAGCGCCGCCTCGGCGCGT
This is a stretch of genomic DNA from bacterium. It encodes these proteins:
- the cmoA gene encoding carboxy-S-adenosyl-L-methionine synthase CmoA, with translation MPSARRRERDQLFQEAERPVADFSFNAETASVFDDMLERSVPFYGEMQRMLAQLAGDFAADGTNIYDIGCSTGTTLALLDALPQQVTLVGLDNSPAMLERAEAALAGRLRHPYELRHADLNEGLSITNASAVVMSLTLQFVRPVHREGLLREVCAGINREGCLLLIEKLVAQESLLNRLYIQHYYEFKQANGYSELEIARKREALENVLIPYRLEENDLMLRRAGFRAVDVFFKWYNFCGIIAVK